From a region of the Gemmatimonadota bacterium genome:
- a CDS encoding DegV family protein, giving the protein MKIAYLDGPRLRRTLLAAGDHLRSRRSELNRINVFPVPDGDTGSNLALTVHAITERLRRNRDGPISEVSREVATAAVLGARGNSGMMLSQFFLGFADRLQGSGRAGARDLAEAILAGAERVEGAMEAPTEGTIVTVIRDTARAGARSEERDIAVFLDEILSEARASLARTPDLLPVLRRAGVVDAGAKGFVLLLEGTLGFLDGSRFVEPAPAEDELGLLAVAEMDFPRAEERFRFCTEALVQGPWLPPEVVVRGVLREMGDSLLVVRTGEALKVHIHTNEPEGVFAELRKLGELVTHKAEDMRAQHHAVERAGARRHGLARRPVGVVTDSACDLSDEILNAHGIRLVPLGIVAADRTYLDRVELSAAAFHQRLAQADVRFTTSQPSPGAFVEGFREAAEDAEELVVVTLGSGLSGTYGSAEAATKLFPEARVHLMDSQGVTLLEGLLVLKAAELAERGIRPDAIVAELERVRDRSGVYLTVDGFDRLLASGRVNPGVAWVGNRLDLKPILRLNRKAKVERAGQAFGRDRVLPGLMKILEREIPPRVQKVRFGVAHVGRPEIIEEVSAELRGRWGDVEILTAAASPVIANHVGLGAWAVAYMVED; this is encoded by the coding sequence ATGAAGATCGCCTATCTGGACGGGCCGCGGCTACGCCGCACCCTCCTCGCGGCGGGGGATCACCTTCGGAGCAGACGCTCCGAGCTCAACCGCATCAACGTCTTTCCCGTTCCCGACGGGGACACCGGAAGCAACCTCGCCCTCACGGTGCATGCGATCACCGAGCGCCTCCGCCGGAATCGGGACGGGCCCATCTCGGAGGTCTCCCGGGAAGTCGCCACGGCCGCCGTGCTGGGTGCCCGGGGAAACTCGGGAATGATGCTCTCGCAATTCTTCCTCGGCTTCGCGGATCGCCTCCAAGGGAGCGGACGGGCCGGAGCGCGCGATCTCGCCGAGGCGATTCTGGCCGGCGCGGAGCGAGTCGAAGGCGCGATGGAGGCACCGACCGAAGGGACCATCGTGACGGTGATCCGGGATACGGCCCGCGCGGGGGCCCGTTCCGAGGAGCGGGACATCGCCGTCTTCCTCGACGAGATCTTGAGCGAGGCGCGAGCCTCACTCGCCCGCACCCCCGACCTCCTCCCCGTGCTTCGTCGGGCGGGGGTGGTGGATGCCGGAGCGAAAGGCTTCGTCCTCCTCCTCGAGGGGACGCTCGGCTTCCTCGACGGAAGCCGCTTCGTGGAACCGGCCCCGGCCGAGGACGAGCTGGGCCTCCTGGCGGTCGCTGAGATGGACTTCCCACGAGCGGAGGAGCGGTTCCGTTTCTGCACGGAGGCGCTCGTCCAGGGCCCATGGCTTCCGCCGGAAGTCGTGGTGCGCGGGGTTCTGCGCGAAATGGGGGATTCGCTCTTGGTGGTGCGGACCGGCGAGGCACTCAAAGTCCACATTCACACCAACGAGCCCGAGGGTGTCTTCGCCGAGCTCCGCAAGCTCGGGGAGCTCGTGACGCACAAGGCCGAGGACATGCGGGCGCAGCATCACGCTGTCGAGCGCGCGGGCGCGCGTCGCCACGGCCTCGCGAGGCGCCCCGTGGGAGTCGTGACGGACAGCGCCTGCGATCTTTCGGACGAGATCTTGAATGCACACGGGATCCGCCTTGTCCCGCTTGGGATCGTAGCGGCGGATCGGACGTACCTGGACCGAGTCGAGCTCTCCGCCGCCGCCTTCCACCAACGCCTCGCCCAGGCGGACGTGCGCTTCACGACTTCCCAGCCCTCCCCCGGCGCCTTCGTCGAAGGATTTCGAGAGGCGGCGGAAGACGCGGAAGAGCTCGTGGTCGTAACCCTGGGATCGGGGCTTTCGGGGACCTACGGCTCGGCCGAAGCCGCCACGAAGCTCTTCCCGGAGGCACGGGTCCATCTCATGGATTCCCAGGGGGTGACCCTCCTCGAAGGCCTCCTCGTCCTCAAGGCGGCCGAGCTCGCCGAGAGGGGCATCCGGCCCGACGCCATCGTCGCAGAGCTGGAGCGGGTGCGCGACCGGTCCGGAGTCTATCTCACCGTGGATGGCTTCGACCGGCTCCTCGCTTCCGGAAGAGTGAACCCCGGTGTCGCCTGGGTGGGGAACCGCCTCGACCTCAAGCCCATCCTCCGATTGAACCGGAAGGCGAAGGTAGAACGCGCGGGGCAGGCGTTTGGCCGGGATCGCGTCCTCCCCGGCCTGATGAAGATCCTCGAGCGCGAGATCCCGCCACGCGTCCAGAAGGTGCGTTTCGGGGTGGCGCATGTGGGGCGCCCCGAGATCATCGAGGAGGTCTCTGCCGAGCTCCGAGGCCGCTGGGGCGACGTGGAGATCCTCACCGCTGCGGCGAGCCCCGTGATTGCCAACCATGTGGGGCTGGGGGCCTGGGCCGTGGCCTATATGGTCGAGGACTGA
- a CDS encoding polymer-forming cytoskeletal protein, whose translation MRRTLLGILAFFFVSLPLDAQEWEIERSGVPRDLADRLIRIVNDAATVRFSEGAAVPVDSAIVGDVVVMGSLRLDGRVEGEVIVVDGDVDLGPNAEVAGNLTVVGGEVRGDELARIGGAIMAFQAAGPRFLSERTTTDPSGIPNGVGARFDRDGHTGFEVEFGNYNRLEGLPVALGPSFTAGGRDPFRVGADLIWRTEGRAPFQHDRLGYKVEAEQFFGGRRELRIGGGLYSHISPIEAWGLTDSENSLSAFLFTSDQRDYLEARGVHGYLRVTPRKIPVDFRVGYREERTGSVAPQDPWSMVSRGHPWRDQPVVAEGTIQSVFGELEVDTRDNFEEPRSGWLIRATWEEGVGGDFSVPSGTLPPLDPQGEPLTVVAPEIGRSFSSAFLDIRRYNSVGRGSRLNLRGVLGGSPSGEILPPQHQVTLGGAGTLPGHALFAADCGARNGFLTLEREEVAQAMVPFYGCDRVALFQAEYRGSIGEFLGWGGRSRRESGRGSFDPDPYWVVFFDAGKAWAEGDWGGFARTDSPTLYDAGVGLLLGDLGVYWAKPFGEGAEGSTLTVRLGRRF comes from the coding sequence ATGCGGAGGACCCTCCTCGGTATTCTGGCCTTTTTTTTCGTCTCCCTCCCCCTCGACGCGCAGGAATGGGAGATCGAACGCTCCGGGGTCCCGCGAGACCTGGCGGACCGGCTCATCAGGATCGTAAACGACGCAGCGACCGTGCGCTTCTCCGAAGGCGCCGCGGTGCCGGTGGACAGCGCGATCGTGGGGGATGTCGTGGTCATGGGTTCCCTGCGCCTCGACGGGAGGGTCGAAGGCGAGGTGATCGTGGTGGATGGGGATGTGGATCTCGGGCCGAATGCCGAGGTCGCGGGGAACCTGACCGTCGTGGGAGGCGAGGTGCGTGGGGACGAATTGGCGCGCATCGGTGGCGCGATCATGGCATTTCAGGCGGCCGGACCGCGTTTCCTGAGCGAACGGACGACGACCGACCCGTCGGGAATCCCGAATGGCGTCGGTGCGAGGTTCGACCGGGACGGACACACCGGGTTCGAGGTTGAGTTCGGCAACTACAATCGGCTCGAAGGCCTGCCGGTGGCACTCGGACCGTCTTTCACCGCGGGCGGACGCGATCCCTTCCGCGTCGGCGCCGACCTGATCTGGCGCACCGAAGGGCGGGCGCCCTTTCAGCACGACCGCCTCGGATACAAAGTGGAAGCCGAACAGTTTTTCGGCGGCCGGAGAGAACTCAGGATCGGGGGCGGCCTCTATTCGCACATCTCGCCGATCGAGGCCTGGGGACTCACCGACAGCGAAAACTCCCTCTCCGCCTTCCTCTTCACCAGCGACCAGCGCGACTACCTCGAGGCACGCGGCGTGCATGGGTACCTGCGCGTCACGCCTCGGAAGATTCCCGTGGATTTCCGCGTCGGGTATCGCGAGGAGAGGACCGGTTCCGTCGCTCCGCAGGATCCCTGGAGCATGGTCAGCCGGGGACATCCCTGGCGCGACCAGCCAGTCGTCGCCGAGGGGACGATCCAGAGCGTGTTCGGCGAGCTCGAGGTGGATACGCGCGACAACTTCGAGGAGCCGAGAAGCGGTTGGCTCATCCGCGCGACCTGGGAAGAAGGCGTGGGCGGGGACTTCTCGGTCCCATCCGGCACCCTTCCCCCGCTCGATCCCCAGGGCGAGCCCCTGACCGTCGTGGCGCCGGAGATCGGCCGAAGCTTTTCCAGCGCCTTCCTGGACATTCGCCGTTACAACTCGGTGGGTCGCGGAAGCCGGCTGAACCTGCGCGGCGTCCTCGGCGGTTCACCGTCGGGAGAGATCCTCCCTCCGCAGCACCAGGTGACCCTCGGCGGTGCGGGTACGTTACCCGGACACGCGCTCTTCGCCGCCGATTGCGGTGCGCGAAACGGCTTCCTGACCCTCGAAAGGGAGGAAGTGGCGCAGGCGATGGTCCCCTTCTATGGGTGCGACCGAGTGGCGCTTTTCCAGGCCGAGTACCGCGGGAGCATTGGGGAATTTCTGGGATGGGGCGGCCGCTCCCGTCGCGAGTCGGGTCGGGGAAGCTTCGATCCGGATCCCTATTGGGTCGTCTTCTTCGACGCAGGAAAGGCGTGGGCCGAGGGCGACTGGGGCGGCTTCGCGCGGACGGATTCGCCTACGCTCTATGACGCCGGAGTCGGCCTCCTGCTCGGAGACCTCGGCGTCTACTGGGCGAAACCCTTCGGAGAAGGCGCGGAGGGGAGCACCCTCACGGTGCGGTTGGGGCGGAGGTTCTAG